In the Chelativorans sp. AA-79 genome, CGAGCTGGGTGCGGCGTGGCAGAAACAGGCCAAGCAGACCGAACGCGACTACCTTTCGGTCAAGCTGGATGACCCGAGCTTTCCGGCTCCCATCTACGCCACCCTGATCGAGGTGGAAGGCCAGGAAGGCGTGCAGCTCATCTGGTCCCGCCCCAACGGCAATCGGGACTGACGAGATCCCCAACGGCCCCGCCGAAAAGGCGGGGCCGTTTTTGGGTCAAACGGTCGCCAGATTAGACCCCAGTCTCCACCTCACTCCCGCCTGCCGCTCAGCGAAAAATGCGGGTCGCGATAGCCCCGGCGCCGCTTCCTGCGTTCGAGCCGCAACATCGCATCGCCGGCCTCGGCGGGCGTGTCGAATGTTTCGATCATCGACTGGCCGCGCGTTCCGATCCGACCCCAGTCCCGCACGAGGGACGCCCCGCCGAACAATGTGGGCTGAACGGAAAGGCTGTAGAACCGCCGCATGTTCTGCGACGGGTCAATGCGGCGAAGATGAACCAAACGGCGATCGTTCATGTGCGGAAGTCTCGCTCCACGCGGAAGCGTCGTCCAACGCATTTCTTGAATCGGTTGGCCCTGATCGATTCACGGGATTGATACGACTTCAAACCCGGGGAAACCGCGGGTGGAGAGAACGCCGATCGTTCCTGCAATAGTCGGAAGAGGGGCCATGCAGAGGAACCCCGACCCTCGCCGGCTGGTCAGGAGGGCACCGCGCCGCACTTCTTGGCTCTTTCGACAATTTTGGCGTAGGTGGTGCCATTCCCGGACGGAAAATGCTTGCACCACGCGGCCAGAAACTGCTTCTCTCGAGCAAAATCCCGGGCCCTGTGCAAAAGAACAGCAATCCTCATCGGATAGTGAGGCGCCGGAACTTCGCCTGTGGCGAGATACCCTTTGAAGGCATCCGCGACCGTGTCGCACTGCCACGACAGGTCCTGATCGGCCTCTTTCATGTAAGCACGAAAGGAGGCTTCGTCCTGGTTCAGGAAATCCGGCGCACCAGATGCCTCTCCATAGGTGAGCCCTTGATCGAGCATCTTCTTTGTGGCGACCTGCATCGATCGCCTGCTTAACCGCTCTCGCCTCTCGTCATCCATCACCGGCTCTTTCGCGAGGAGGCCAATGACCTTGTCGACCTTGCCGGCCAGTTCATCTGTCAACTGGCTGTCCTGGACGGGGGCGTTGCGCGGTGGGCGCTGTTTCTGCCTGGCTTCGATCCTGGCACTAATCTCTCGGGCAAGTTCAGAAAGCGTCTGCGCCTGCCGTTTCGCCACTTGGATCAGTTCCGGCGAAACATCGGCACGGTGGTATTCGGCAACTTGCCATTCGAGCTGCTTGATGTGGCTGGCGACCTTGGCTTCAGGTTTCCGCAGCGCAGAGATGCCCGAATCGGGGTTGTCTGAAAGGAACCGCCGGATCTCCTCGATCAGTTTTGTGCGGTCGCGGATGTGTGCTTCCCAACGCTCACGGCGGCTTTCGGCACCGGACGCCGAAAGAGGCTGATGCCGTGGCGGTTCTTCCCGGTAGTACGCGATTGCCTCTTCGCGTGCATCTTGTTCACTGGAATATGCTTCGGAGAAATAGGGTTCCGTCCTGTCCTCAACGTCTGCGATGCAGAACTTCCATCCGCGATCCTGCGGAAAGACCGTGATGCGGGTGGACCCGTCAACGAGCATCGGGTTGCCATTCTCCGACACGGTCCAGCCCTTTGTCGAAGATCTGCCGAACAGCCACTTCAAGAACGCCATTGCCGCCTCCCCAACCATTTCCATTGTCTACAGATCGCGAGGCCTGGCAAGCAACGGTTACGGGACGGGGCTACTTGCCCTGAATCGGCTTTCTCCGACGATCGAAAACATATCGTCTCGCCGGAACCAGATGGCGCGGCCGCATCTGAGCGGCGGGTTGCCTGAGGTGAACACGATCTGTTCATCGGCGCGCATCTGCAGGACCTCCTCGGGCAGGATCAGCGGTCGCGCGGAGAGCTGCCGCGAGCGCGTCCGCGACGATCCAGACATGCGCGAGGTCCGGCTGAGCTGCTCCACCTCGACCGTCGTGTTGCCACAGCGCCGCGAGATGTAATCGGCGGTTTCCGGATCGTTGATCGCTGCGAAGGAAATCCACGAAGCGGACTCGAACCATTTGCTCGATGCATCCCGCCCACCGTAGGTTTCACGCATCTGGCCAATGGACTGGAACAGGAGCAACAGGCTGATGCCGTATTTGCGCCCGGCGTCCCGAGCGGTCTCGAGGATGCGGAGATATCCAAGCCGTGCGACCTCGTCGAGAAGGAACAGCGTGCGGCCTTTCACCTTGCCATCCCGGTTATAGATGGCGTTGGCCAGGGCGCCAATGATGGTGCGCGCCAAGCCGGGATGCGCCTCGAGCGTCTTGAGATCGAGATTGACGAAGACGTCGGTCTCGCCGTCCGCCAGATCGTCGGTCGAGAAGCTGTTGCCGGAGACCAGCGCGGCATAGTTCGGATAGGAAAGCCAATGCGTCTCCTTGACCGCATTGGCATACACGCCGGAGAAGGTCTCGGGCGTCATCGCGATGAACGGCGCCACGTTCTCCTTGACGAACGCGGATCCGGAATTGTCGTAGATCAGCTGAAGCCGCTCACGCAGCTTGGGCTCGGGTTCGGAGAGGTTCGCTCGCATCTGTCGCAGATGCTGGCTTTCCTTTTCCGTATGCCCCGACAGGCACACATCGGCGATCAGCACGGTTATGAGCTGAAGCGCGGACGCGCGAAAGAAGTCGTCGCGGATCGAAGCCTGGCGGGCCGTGTCGGTCACGACCCAGGTGGCGACCGCCACCACGTCTTCCTCCTTGGTCCCGCCGAACCGCCCGATCCAGTCAAGCACGTTGAAACCGGTGCCCGGCTCCTTCGGGTCGAGCACGAAGACCGATCGGCCGGCCTTGCGCCGGTGCCCGATCACCATCGGCGCGACCTCGTTTGATGGATCGAGGGCGACCAGCCCGCCGCCCCATTTGAGCGCCGTCGGAACGGTCACCGAGGTGGTCTTGAAGCCGCCCGACCCGGCGAAGACCAGCCCGTGCGAGGAGCCGAACGAACCGTCGAAGCACAGCAGCGGCGACTTTCCCCCAGCACCCCATGTCTCGCGGTCGTCGGCGCGGAAACCGCGCCCGCCGGCCGCTTGCCTGTCGACGCGGCAGGCCTCGCCGACGACGATGCCACCGGCCTCTGGAAAGAGGCGCCGGGCCGCAGAGAGGGTCATCCAGTCGCTCTCCCCATGAATGGCGCGTTTGCCCCGGACGCGGCGTGGCGCGGCTGCCACGAAGGCGGCATTGCCGCGCATGGCGACGCGCAGACCGAACACGCCGGCGACCGCCGCAACGACCGCCCCTGTCACCGTGGCGGGGTCGGTGTATTCGACGATCGATGTGCCTGGAGGCACCGTTGCGGCGAATGCGGCGAGCCGGCCGATCTCGCGGGCCGCAGCGATGGTGATCACCACCAGCGTGCCGGCGACGACCCCCCAGCCCGCGTGCCGGATCGGCATCGCGCCCCTGGCCGCGAAGAGAAAGACTACGCCGGTCCCTCCCGCGGCGGCATAGGGAGGAGCGATTCCAATCCGGCCAAGCATCAGGCGCGCGTCGGGCGCGCGGGCGAAGCTTGCGAGCCAGTGTTCCATGCCTGTCAGGGCGAGGCACATACCCGTCATGATGATGACCGGAGCAAGGAGCAAGGCGAGCTTAGTCGGGGTCATCGGCGAACGCCTTCATCCCGATCGCCATCAGGCGCGATCGCTCGGCTTCGTCGGTCCTGATCCGGCTGGCGCCGTCGATCAGCAGGCCGAGCAGGAGAGCGCGCTTCTCATAACGAAGCCCGGCCTTGGCGATCAGCCCGCCGAGTTGGATCTTCTCGCGCGTATCCTTCTTGCGCGCCTCTGACTGGCTTGCCTGTCGCATCCGCTCAAGCCTCGCCAGACGGCCCCTGAGCCGCGCCAGGCGCGACCGGCGCGGACGCGGGCCTGCTCGCCCGTCCGCTCCCTTTGCGAAACCGCGCCGCGAGTTCCTCGAACGCGGTTGCGAGCGTGCGCTCCTCAATCTCGATATCGCCGAGACCGGCCTTGAGGGCGAGCCGTCCGATGCGTTCGGCCTCGCGCGTTTCAGCCTGCTTGAGCTGCTCCTGCAGCCTGGCGATTTCTTCCCTGATCTTCGATGACGGCTTCTTCATTCCGGTAGTCTTCCTTCTCGACCATTCGCGTTGTGGCGATGGCGAGGATCGGCCGGGATCGCGCGCAGCGCGACCCGGCAGAAATGACGGGTCGGCGAAGCCGACGCCTTGAGAGATCATCCCGGTGTTCCGAAGGAATCCCTCCAAGGGCGCAGTAATACGTCGCTGACGCGACGTTCCGCGCCCGGCCCCGGTCCGGGGGGAGGTGTGGCCTGCGGAACGATGTCGTTCAACCGCCGGGATCGCTCTCACCGTGGCCATCACGCATTTCACGCCCCAGATCATCGGACGCGCTGACGGGCGCAGTGCCGTTCTGTCGGCCGCCTATCGGCACTGCGCGAAGATGGAGCATTCGGCCGAGGCCAGGACCGTCGACTATTCGGGCAAGCGCAATCTCGCTCACGAGGAATTTGTGCTTCCGGCCGATGCGCCGAAATGGGCCCGCGAAATGATCGCCGAGCGCTCAGTCGCGGGCGCCGCCGAAGCGTTCTGGAACAAGGTCGAGACCTTCGAAAAACGTGCCGACGCGCAGTTTGCCAAGGAATTCATCATCGCCCTGCCGGTGGAGCTGTCGAAGGCGCAGAACGTCGCGCTGGTGCGCCAGTTCGTCCATGAGCAGGTGCTCGGCCGCGGGCAGGTTGCCGACTGGGTCTATCACGACGATCCCGGCAATCCGCATGTCCATCTGATGACGACGCTGCGCCCGCTGACCCAGAGCGGCTTCGGGGCAAAGAAGGTCGCCGTAATCGGTGCTGACGGCCAGGCGGTCCGTACCAAGCCCGGAAAGATCCAATATCGGCTCTGGGCGGGCGAGAAGGCTGAGTTCCTCGAGCAGCGGCAACGCTGGCTCGATCTCCAGAACCAGCACCTCGCATTCGGCGGCTTCGAGATCCGCGTCGACGGACGATCCTATGCGGAGCGCGGCATCGACCTCGTGCCCACGACCCATATCGGCCCGGGCGCAAAGGCGATCGAGCGCAGGGCGATGCGCGAGGGCAGGGGCACCAGGCTCGAACGCCTCGCATCGCATGCGGCTGCGCGTGCGGTGAACGCCGAGCGCATTCAGGCCCGGCCGGAAATCGTGCTCGATCTCGTCAGCCGCGAAAAAAGCGTGTTCGACGAGCGCGACATCGCCAAGGTTCTGCACCGCTATGTCGACGATCCCGGCGCCTTCCAGCAGCTTCTGGCGCGGATCGTTCAAAGCCCAGATTGCCTTCGTCTCGAATCCGGGACGGTCGACTTTGCGACCGGCGCGCGCTTGCCGGACAAGCTCACCACGCGCGAGCTGATCCGCCTTGAAGCGGAGATGGTATCCCGCGCGTCCGCACTCGCGAAGGCGAAGGGGTTCGGCGTCCGGAAGAAGATCGTTGCCGACGTGTTCGCGCGTCATGACCGTCTTTCACACGAGCAGCGCACGGCCATCGTGCACGTGACCTCCGGCGCGCGGATTGCCACCGTTGTCGGCCGCGCCGGCGCCGGCAAGACAACGATGATGCGCGGGGCGCGCGAGGCATGGGAGGCGGCAGGCTACTCCGTGGTCGGGGGCGCGCTGGCCGGCAAGGCGGCCGAGGGCCTCGAGACGGAAGCCGGAATTCCGTCCCGCACCCTGGCGTCCTGGGAGCTGCGGTGGAACGAGGGGCGCAACCGCCTCGATGGTAAGACGGTGTTCGTCTTGGACGAAGCCGGCATGGTCGCCTCGAAGCAGATGGCGACATTTGTCGAGACGGTCTCGAAGGCCGGCGCCAAGCTGGTGCTTGTCGGCGACGCCGAGCAGCTCCAACCGATCGAGGCGGGAGCGGCCTTCCGCGCCATCGTCGAGCGCACCGGCTATGCTGAACTCGAGACGATCTACCGCCAGAAAGACGCCTGGATGCGCACCGCCTCGCTCGATCTGGCGCGCGGCAATGTGACGGCGGCACTCTCGGCCTATCGGGGACATGGTATGGTGATCGGGGAGAAACTCAAGGCTCAGGCGGTCGAGAGTCTGATCGCATCCTGGAACCGCGAATACGATCCCGAGAAATCCACGCTCATCCTCGCCCATCTGCGCCGCGACGTGCGCGAACTCAACTGGCTCGCCCGCGAAAAGCTGGTCGAGCGTGGGATTGTCGGCGAGGGCCACGCGTTCCAGACGGAAGAGGGGACACGGAATTTCGACGCTGGGGATCAGATCGTCTTTCTCAGGAATGAGGGTGCGCTCGGCGTCAAGAACGGGATGATCGGCAGGGTGGTCGAAGCCGGGCCCGGCAGGATCGTCGCCGAAATCGGCGAGGGCCCCGACAGGCGCCGCGTTGTGGTCGAGGAGCGGTTATATCGCAATCTCGATCTCGGCTACGCCACCACGATTCACAAAAGCCAGGGCGCGACTGTCGATCGCGTCAAGGTGCTAGCCTCGCTCTCGCTAGACCGGCATCTCACCTATGTGGCGATGACCCGGCACAGGGAGGATCTCCAGCTCTTTTATGGCGCGCGGTCGTTCCAGATCGCGGGTGGGCTCGACACGCTCCTGTCGCGGCGCAACGCCAAGGAAACCACTCTCGATTATGCCGCCGGAACCTTCTACCGGCAGGCGCTCAGCTTCGCCAACAGCCGCGGCCTTCATCTCATGCGCGTCGCCCGCACACTCGCCCGCGACCGGCTGGACTGGATGCTGCGCCATAAGCGGCGCCTTGCCGATCTCGGCCGCAAGCTCCGCGCCGCTGGCGCCCGCATCGGCCTCTTCGACACCACCCTGTCCGCCGTCCAATCGAAGAAGGAGTCCGAGCCGATGGTCAAGGGCGTGACGACGTTCTCCAAATCCATCTCCGACGTTGCAGCCGAGAAGGTCCATGCGGAAAAGGAGGTCGCAAAACAGTGGGAGGAGGTATCCGACCGGTTCCGTCTGGTGTTCGGCGATCCGGAGGCGGCGTTCCGCGCCTTTCGCTTCGATGCCGTGTTGGCCGATCCCGTAACTGCGCAGGAGCGCCTCGGAAAGCTCACGCGTGAACCCGCCTCTATCGGCGTGTTGCGCGGCCGTGAAGGGATTCTGGCGAGCCGGGCGGAACGGCAGGCGCGGCGCGAGGCCGAGGCGAACGTCCCAGCACTCGGGCGCGAGATTGAGCGCTACCTGCGTTTGCGCGAAGCGGCCACGCGCAGGCTCGAGGCCGACGAAACGGCGCTGCGCCACCGCGCCTCGATCGATATTCCCGCGCTTTCACCCGCTGCGCGAGTCGTGCTCGAAAAGGTGCGCGATGCGATCGACCGCAACGATCTTACGGCAGCGCTTGGGTTCGCGCTGGCCGATCGCATGGCCAAAGCCGAAATCGACGGCTTCAGCAAGACGGTGTCCGAGCGGTTCGGGGAACGCACATTGCTCGCAAACGGCGCGCGCGACACCGACGGCGCCGAGTTCAGGAAGCAAGCCCTCGGCCTGCCCGCCGCCGACCGCGAAAAGCTCGCTACCGCCTGGCCGATCATGCGCGCCGGCCAGCAGCTTGCCGCCCACGAGCGCACGGTGAAGGCGCTCAAAGAGACGGAGGCGCTGCGTCAGAGCCAGCGTCAGTCCCAGGTGCTCAAATGACCCGCAGGCGTCGCGCGTTCGCCTTTCTCGGGATCGGCGCCGCTGCCGTGCTCTGCCTGTTCGCCCTCAGCTATGGAGTCGGCCTGCGCATCAATCTTACGCCGAGCTACCCGCTCGGAATCTGGCGGATCGTGCCGCTCGACCGTGAGGTTGCCACCGGTGATCGCGTCATGGTCTGTCCGCCGCCAACGTCCGTGTTCACGCTCGCGCGGCTGCGGGGATATCTGCGTTCGGGGCTCTGCCCGGGATGGCTGAGCCCGCTGATCAAGACCGTCGCTGCGACGCAGGGACAGCGCGTTGAGATCGCCGGCGCGGTGCGCGTTGATGACATACCGCTCGCCAGCTCCGAGCTG is a window encoding:
- the traD gene encoding type IV conjugative transfer system coupling protein TraD; the protein is MRQASQSEARKKDTREKIQLGGLIAKAGLRYEKRALLLGLLIDGASRIRTDEAERSRLMAIGMKAFADDPD
- the traA gene encoding Ti-type conjugative transfer relaxase TraA, whose translation is MAITHFTPQIIGRADGRSAVLSAAYRHCAKMEHSAEARTVDYSGKRNLAHEEFVLPADAPKWAREMIAERSVAGAAEAFWNKVETFEKRADAQFAKEFIIALPVELSKAQNVALVRQFVHEQVLGRGQVADWVYHDDPGNPHVHLMTTLRPLTQSGFGAKKVAVIGADGQAVRTKPGKIQYRLWAGEKAEFLEQRQRWLDLQNQHLAFGGFEIRVDGRSYAERGIDLVPTTHIGPGAKAIERRAMREGRGTRLERLASHAAARAVNAERIQARPEIVLDLVSREKSVFDERDIAKVLHRYVDDPGAFQQLLARIVQSPDCLRLESGTVDFATGARLPDKLTTRELIRLEAEMVSRASALAKAKGFGVRKKIVADVFARHDRLSHEQRTAIVHVTSGARIATVVGRAGAGKTTMMRGAREAWEAAGYSVVGGALAGKAAEGLETEAGIPSRTLASWELRWNEGRNRLDGKTVFVLDEAGMVASKQMATFVETVSKAGAKLVLVGDAEQLQPIEAGAAFRAIVERTGYAELETIYRQKDAWMRTASLDLARGNVTAALSAYRGHGMVIGEKLKAQAVESLIASWNREYDPEKSTLILAHLRRDVRELNWLAREKLVERGIVGEGHAFQTEEGTRNFDAGDQIVFLRNEGALGVKNGMIGRVVEAGPGRIVAEIGEGPDRRRVVVEERLYRNLDLGYATTIHKSQGATVDRVKVLASLSLDRHLTYVAMTRHREDLQLFYGARSFQIAGGLDTLLSRRNAKETTLDYAAGTFYRQALSFANSRGLHLMRVARTLARDRLDWMLRHKRRLADLGRKLRAAGARIGLFDTTLSAVQSKKESEPMVKGVTTFSKSISDVAAEKVHAEKEVAKQWEEVSDRFRLVFGDPEAAFRAFRFDAVLADPVTAQERLGKLTREPASIGVLRGREGILASRAERQARREAEANVPALGREIERYLRLREAATRRLEADETALRHRASIDIPALSPAARVVLEKVRDAIDRNDLTAALGFALADRMAKAEIDGFSKTVSERFGERTLLANGARDTDGAEFRKQALGLPAADREKLATAWPIMRAGQQLAAHERTVKALKETEALRQSQRQSQVLK
- a CDS encoding WGR domain-containing protein, which codes for MNDRRLVHLRRIDPSQNMRRFYSLSVQPTLFGGASLVRDWGRIGTRGQSMIETFDTPAEAGDAMLRLERRKRRRGYRDPHFSLSGRRE
- the traG gene encoding Ti-type conjugative transfer system protein TraG: MTPTKLALLLAPVIIMTGMCLALTGMEHWLASFARAPDARLMLGRIGIAPPYAAAGGTGVVFLFAARGAMPIRHAGWGVVAGTLVVITIAAAREIGRLAAFAATVPPGTSIVEYTDPATVTGAVVAAVAGVFGLRVAMRGNAAFVAAAPRRVRGKRAIHGESDWMTLSAARRLFPEAGGIVVGEACRVDRQAAGGRGFRADDRETWGAGGKSPLLCFDGSFGSSHGLVFAGSGGFKTTSVTVPTALKWGGGLVALDPSNEVAPMVIGHRRKAGRSVFVLDPKEPGTGFNVLDWIGRFGGTKEEDVVAVATWVVTDTARQASIRDDFFRASALQLITVLIADVCLSGHTEKESQHLRQMRANLSEPEPKLRERLQLIYDNSGSAFVKENVAPFIAMTPETFSGVYANAVKETHWLSYPNYAALVSGNSFSTDDLADGETDVFVNLDLKTLEAHPGLARTIIGALANAIYNRDGKVKGRTLFLLDEVARLGYLRILETARDAGRKYGISLLLLFQSIGQMRETYGGRDASSKWFESASWISFAAINDPETADYISRRCGNTTVEVEQLSRTSRMSGSSRTRSRQLSARPLILPEEVLQMRADEQIVFTSGNPPLRCGRAIWFRRDDMFSIVGESRFRASSPVP
- the traF gene encoding conjugative transfer signal peptidase TraF, which codes for MTRRRRAFAFLGIGAAAVLCLFALSYGVGLRINLTPSYPLGIWRIVPLDREVATGDRVMVCPPPTSVFTLARLRGYLRSGLCPGWLSPLIKTVAATQGQRVEIAGAVRVDDIPLASSELRAADAEGRVLIPFAGGVVPPGHVFLHSDFAGSYDSRYFGPVPIAGVLGLAHPVLTIHP
- the traC gene encoding conjugal transfer protein TraC, producing the protein MKKPSSKIREEIARLQEQLKQAETREAERIGRLALKAGLGDIEIEERTLATAFEELAARFRKGSGRASRPASAPVAPGAAQGPSGEA
- a CDS encoding DUF736 domain-containing protein — its product is MANIGTFTTTRNGFTGTIKTLTLNVKARFERVESPSENGPHFRIFSGAVELGAAWQKQAKQTERDYLSVKLDDPSFPAPIYATLIEVEGQEGVQLIWSRPNGNRD